Proteins encoded in a region of the Montipora foliosa isolate CH-2021 unplaced genomic scaffold, ASM3666993v2 scaffold_423, whole genome shotgun sequence genome:
- the LOC137988639 gene encoding uncharacterized protein isoform X2, with the protein MNDDEGVTIRAKCYRSMKKNEEPHNLLVVFKREREPCVDSFRCSCAAGQGLCHHIIGLMYTLAHYQMLGMKSVPPVISKTSRPQTWHIPNRADGVKPRPVMDVTVQKLKNPTQQSAQVKKKRKVSGVTSTVYKPFEEPLWSLDLPTILSPIFEGLNPKPGFLRVWPDDDEDVLLTESNYGLVPKGSVLSYQQSLPSKKTAAATNLSLPVPDFQLPVFTHPPTVLSEKQQLHYDSLTVTMEQALEYEEQTREQSASKDWHRLRKHRLTASNFKQICSRRKDHETLSARLLNSKVVQTAAMKYGIEHEEEAAQQYVQQFGRNVFPVGFVINPSLPHLGCSPDRRVYDATENHSWGLLEIKCSMSDYLSDLKYLKVNERSGTYSLRKTHAYYHQAMGCIGLTGSAWEDSFVYCRKEFHCERIYYDADYFSEMLEKLNMFYFNFHLSSVQ; encoded by the exons ATGAATGATGATGAGGGAGTCACGATTCGTGCGAAGTGCTACAGAAGCATGAAGAAAAATGAAGAGCCGCACAATCTTCTTGTCGTGTTCAAACGTGAAAGAGAGCCTTGCGTCGATTCGTTTCGTTGCAGTTGTGCTGCTGGCCAGGGGCTTTGCCATCATATCATCGGCTTAATGTACACGCTGGCGCATTACCAGATGCTAGGAATGAAAAGTGTGCCACCAGTTATATCTAAAACATCGAGACCTCAG ACTTGGCATATCCCTAACCGAGCAGATGGTGTCAAGCCTCGCCCAGTTATGGATGTCACTGTACAAAAATTAAAGAATCCCACCCAGCAGTCAGCCCAAgtaaaaaagaaacgaaaagtcTCTGGTGTGACAAGTACTGTTTATAAGCCTTTTGAAGAACCACTCTGGTCCCTTGATTTACCAACGATCCTAAGTCCAATATTTGAGGGGCTTAATCCTAAGCCTGGTTTTCTGAGAGTATGGCCAGATGATGACGAAGATGTCCTATTAACAGAGAGCAACTATGGGCTAGTTCCCAAAGGATCTGTTTTATCCTACCAACAGTCCCTTCCAAGTAAAAAGACTGCAGCTGCAACAAACCTCAGTCTTCCTGTGCCTGACTTTCAGCTTCCAGTTTTTACCCACCCTCCAACTGTACTGTCTGAGAAACAACAACTGCACTATGATTCCCTGACTGTCACCATGGAACAGGCCCTAGAATATGAAGAGCAGACCAGAGAACAATCTGCTTCTAAGGACTGGCACCGACTACGAAAGCATCGTCTAACAGCCTCAAACTTCAAGCAAATCTGCTCCAGGAGAAAGGATCACGAAACACTTTCAGCCAGGCTTCTGAACAGCAAAGTTGTGCAAACAGCAGCAATGAAGTATGGCATAGAGCATGAGGAAGAAGCAGCTCAACAATATGTCCAGCAGTTTGGTAGAAATGTTTTTCCAGTGGGCTTTGTGATAAACCCTTCCCTCCCACACCTAGGCTGTAGCCCAGATAGAAGGGTTTATGATGCAACAGAAAATCATTCATGGGGTCTGTTGGAAATTAAATGTTCCATGTCTGACTATTTGTCAGACCTTAAGTATCTAAAGGTAAATGAAAGAAGTGGTACCTATAGTTTAAGAAAGACCCATGCTTATTATCACCAAGCCATGGGTTGTATAGGACTAACAGGTAGTGCATGGGaggattcttttgtttattgtcGCAAAGAGTTTCATTGTGAGAGAATTTACTATGATGCTGATTATTTTTCTGAAATGCTTGAAAAACTCAACATGTTTTATTTCAACTTTCATTTGTCTTCTGTACAGTGA
- the LOC137988639 gene encoding uncharacterized protein isoform X1, with product MADKQGESSAEFWHKNLHTIPKFTNAFIEKFASDHLPIKATLTRGYKFFHESYIHDVEVRLAMNDDEGVTIRAKCYRSMKKNEEPHNLLVVFKREREPCVDSFRCSCAAGQGLCHHIIGLMYTLAHYQMLGMKSVPPVISKTSRPQTWHIPNRADGVKPRPVMDVTVQKLKNPTQQSAQVKKKRKVSGVTSTVYKPFEEPLWSLDLPTILSPIFEGLNPKPGFLRVWPDDDEDVLLTESNYGLVPKGSVLSYQQSLPSKKTAAATNLSLPVPDFQLPVFTHPPTVLSEKQQLHYDSLTVTMEQALEYEEQTREQSASKDWHRLRKHRLTASNFKQICSRRKDHETLSARLLNSKVVQTAAMKYGIEHEEEAAQQYVQQFGRNVFPVGFVINPSLPHLGCSPDRRVYDATENHSWGLLEIKCSMSDYLSDLKYLKVNERSGTYSLRKTHAYYHQAMGCIGLTGSAWEDSFVYCRKEFHCERIYYDADYFSEMLEKLNMFYFNFHLSSVQ from the exons ATGGCGGACAAGCAAGGTGAAAGTTCTGCTGAGTTTTGGCACAAAAATCTTCATACCATACCCAAATTTACGAACGCTTTTATTGAAAAATTTGCGTCAGACCATCTTCCGATTAAGGCAACGCTGACAAGAGGATACAAATTCTTCCACGAGTCTTACATTCACGATGTCGAAG TTAGACTTGCTATGAATGATGATGAGGGAGTCACGATTCGTGCGAAGTGCTACAGAAGCATGAAGAAAAATGAAGAGCCGCACAATCTTCTTGTCGTGTTCAAACGTGAAAGAGAGCCTTGCGTCGATTCGTTTCGTTGCAGTTGTGCTGCTGGCCAGGGGCTTTGCCATCATATCATCGGCTTAATGTACACGCTGGCGCATTACCAGATGCTAGGAATGAAAAGTGTGCCACCAGTTATATCTAAAACATCGAGACCTCAG ACTTGGCATATCCCTAACCGAGCAGATGGTGTCAAGCCTCGCCCAGTTATGGATGTCACTGTACAAAAATTAAAGAATCCCACCCAGCAGTCAGCCCAAgtaaaaaagaaacgaaaagtcTCTGGTGTGACAAGTACTGTTTATAAGCCTTTTGAAGAACCACTCTGGTCCCTTGATTTACCAACGATCCTAAGTCCAATATTTGAGGGGCTTAATCCTAAGCCTGGTTTTCTGAGAGTATGGCCAGATGATGACGAAGATGTCCTATTAACAGAGAGCAACTATGGGCTAGTTCCCAAAGGATCTGTTTTATCCTACCAACAGTCCCTTCCAAGTAAAAAGACTGCAGCTGCAACAAACCTCAGTCTTCCTGTGCCTGACTTTCAGCTTCCAGTTTTTACCCACCCTCCAACTGTACTGTCTGAGAAACAACAACTGCACTATGATTCCCTGACTGTCACCATGGAACAGGCCCTAGAATATGAAGAGCAGACCAGAGAACAATCTGCTTCTAAGGACTGGCACCGACTACGAAAGCATCGTCTAACAGCCTCAAACTTCAAGCAAATCTGCTCCAGGAGAAAGGATCACGAAACACTTTCAGCCAGGCTTCTGAACAGCAAAGTTGTGCAAACAGCAGCAATGAAGTATGGCATAGAGCATGAGGAAGAAGCAGCTCAACAATATGTCCAGCAGTTTGGTAGAAATGTTTTTCCAGTGGGCTTTGTGATAAACCCTTCCCTCCCACACCTAGGCTGTAGCCCAGATAGAAGGGTTTATGATGCAACAGAAAATCATTCATGGGGTCTGTTGGAAATTAAATGTTCCATGTCTGACTATTTGTCAGACCTTAAGTATCTAAAGGTAAATGAAAGAAGTGGTACCTATAGTTTAAGAAAGACCCATGCTTATTATCACCAAGCCATGGGTTGTATAGGACTAACAGGTAGTGCATGGGaggattcttttgtttattgtcGCAAAGAGTTTCATTGTGAGAGAATTTACTATGATGCTGATTATTTTTCTGAAATGCTTGAAAAACTCAACATGTTTTATTTCAACTTTCATTTGTCTTCTGTACAGTGA
- the LOC137988643 gene encoding uncharacterized protein — translation MPNRDHCCVPQCQNNRAKKVPNLTFHQFPSDKFIRKQWLVKIRRDVGKTFQITNSTRVCSVHFKEGDFKTTLTGERVLEKHAVPSMFSWSRSPKKRKSPKKREPPPARVRLFDVSLPSFPVTVTGKFSCVEESSVEESSMEAQPELPSSPVVSNSPEPIYTPTLNCHDYIFSGEPAKTTEELLEAANQRIEELEAALDKQTIYIQLKMKPNSIIRFYTGFPSFDVLVATFRALTPTAQNMYSWSQMQRLRNKGIRKVEGLRKTMQGCKLSLFDQFYLVLQKLRVGTLNQVLADSFNISQTTVSRVFISWINFLYFMLGSTCIWPSRAKIQKNMPTCFKSMYPDCRGIIDASEIKVQAPSSLVLNSEMYSSYKSHTTYKGNVVISPSGEIIHISSLFEGSISDKELVRQSGLLPLLQPGDQLMADKGFVIQDLLTPLGCEVVMPSFLSSKRQFSKNDLQESKKLHNLRVHVERAIRRVKEFHYFDRVIPLTVAGSINQIWTVACLITNFQGPLFYER, via the exons ATGCCGAACAGAGATCACTGTTGCGTGCCGCAATGTCAAAATAATCGCGCTAAAAAAGTTCCAAACCTCACCTTTCACCAATTTCCCAGTGATAAATTCATTCGAAAGCAGTGGCTTGTGAAAATACGGCGAGACGTGGGCAAAACTTTCCAG ATAACAAACAGCACAAGAGTATGTTCTGTACACTTTAAGGAAGGGGATTTTAAGACAACTTTAACAGGGGAGCGTGTTCTGGAGAAGCATGCAGTTCCGAGTATGTTTAGCTGGTCAAGatcaccaaagaaaagaaaatctcCAAAAAAACGAGAACCACCACCTGCACGAGTGAGATTATTTGATGTAAGCCTTCCATCGTTCCCTGTTACTGTCACAGGTAAATTTT CTTGTGTTGAGGAAAGTTCTGTGGAG GAAAGTTCTATGGAGGCCCAACCGGAACTGCCATCCTCTCCTGTTGTTTCAAACTCCCCCGAGCCCATATACACACCTACCTTGAATTGCCACGATTATATTTTTTCTGGTGAGCCTGCCAAGACCACAGAGGAGCTGCTTGAAGCAGCAAATCAGAGAATTGAGGAGTTGGAGGCAGCACTGGATAAGCAAACAATATATATACAACTAAAAATGAAACCCAACAGCATCATTAGGTTTTACACCGGTTTTCCTTCTTTTGATGTTCTTGTTGCGACATTTAGAGCTCTGACTCCCACCGCACAGAATATGTATTCTTGGTCCCAAATGCAACGCCTTAGAAATAAAGGGATAAGGAAAGTTGAAGGCCTTAGGAAAACTATGCAAGGCTGCAAACTAAGTTTATTTGACCAGTTTTATTTAGTTCTTCAAAAGTTGAGGGTTGGTACCTTAAACCAAGTACTAGCTGATAGCTTTAACATTTCCCAAACAACGGTAAGCAGAGTTTTTATATCCtggataaattttctttatttcatgcTTGGGAGTACTTGTATCTGGCCATCTAGGGCAAAAATCCAGAAGAACATGCCCACTTGTTTCAAGTCCATGTACCCAGACTGCAGGGGAATTATTGATGCATCTGAGATAAAGGTTCAGGCACCATCAAGTTTAGTCTTAAATAGTGAAATGTACTCGTCATATAAGAGCCACACCACCTACAAGGGCAATGTTGTTATTTCACCTTCAGGGGAAATAATTCACATCAGTTCTTTATTTGAGGGGTCAATATCAGACAAAGAGCTGGTAAGGCAGTCTGGGCTTCTACCACTTCTCCAGCCTGGGGATCAGCTTATGGCTGATAAAGGTTTTGTTATTCAGGATCTTTTAACTCCCCTTGGATGTGAAGTTGTCATGCCCTCATTTCTTTCCAGTAAGAGGCAGTTTTCTAAAAATGACCTCCAAGAAAGCAAAAAATTACACAACCTGCGTGTTCATGTTGAAAGGGCGATTAGGAGAGTTAAAGAGTTTCATTACTTTGATCGGGTAATCCCCCTCACTGTTGCAGGAAGCATAAATCAGATATGGACTGTAGCTTGTTTAATAACCAACTTTCAGGGGCCCTTATTTTATGAACGGTAA